Within Natronobacterium texcoconense, the genomic segment CATCTTTTCCGCCAGACTGTTCGAGGTTCCACCTCCAGATGTACCATGCGGGGACCCCGATAATGAGGAGAGAACTCACAACGAGAACGAGTTCTGCGACCGTGTCCATAAAGATACAACTACTGGCTATCCATAGCATCTTCAACTCTTGGGGACTCAGTCGCTTTTCAATCCGCTTGCTAACAAGGTCATCACCCGAAACTGGCAGCAATCCGCTGAGCAGTATATACGGGTCGTGGAGCCTCGAGGGACCAGGCCTACTGTGACCGTTTTCGGCGCACCGACAGAACTGCTCGAGGAGACCCCGCCAAACCGTTCAGCAGACCGTGCGAGACCGAACGGACTTTATTCGACGGGTAGCGATTTTACGTATGGACGAGGACGCGGCTCCACCCGTCGATCCCGACGACCCCGAAACGATCCAGTGGCGACGCGACGCATCGACGTCTCGAACCGTTCGTCTCCTCTGGTCGCTCGGCGTCGGCACCTTCTTCGCTGCGATCACCACCATCGTCTTCTGGCGACTGTACGATTTCGCCGGTCAGATCAGCGGTCTCGCGGAGTCGATCGTTCTTGCATCGATCGCCGCCCTCGTCGTGACCGTCCTCGTACTCGCGGTTTCCAGCAACTCCGAACGGCGACTCGAGCGACTCGTCGAGTTACTCCCACTGCCCGTGGGTTCGCCGTCCGATCGTGGGCTGTCGCGAGCGATCGACGCTGCCGTGGGAACGGTCGTGATGGGTGCCGTCATCGTGATCCTGATGGGGACCGGTCGGTTCGTCGCCCAGAGCGGTATCGAGTTCGGTGGTGGGATCGGTGTCGGCCTCTTTACGGGTCTGGCCGCACTGACGATCCCGATCGCACTCGTCGCGCTCGTGCTGGCCTCGTTCCTTCGCTCCGTCGGTGCGGTCGATCGAGACGACGGCACGATCTACCTCTACGATCCCGACCACCGGGTCGACCTCGAGGTAATCGACGACATCTCGGTCCGAGAAGTCGGCGACGCTGCCGTTCTGAAACTCAGTTACCGTCAGCCGGACGGCCAGTACGTCGCCGGTCCGCGACGGATCGCCGTCCCACCGTCGGTGGCCGACGAAATTCTCCAGTTGCTCGAGACTCGGCCGTAACTGCTACTCCGACGTCCTGTCGGCGACGTTGCCGGTGTTTGCTTCTTCGTCGGTTCCGTTTCCTTCGTCGTCGGGGTCGGTATCTTCGGCCGCCTCCGCTTTTTCCAGTTTTCGCAGCCGTGCTTTCATGATCCGGGTATTCTCGACGTCTTCGACGGTGATCCGGACGCCGTCGTAGGTGATCTCCTCGCCCTCTTCGACCAGTCGGCCCGCGCGGTTGAAGATGAAGCCAGCGATGGTCTCGAACTCCTCGCCCTCGGGGAGTTCGATCTCGAGTGCCTCGTTGACTTCCTCGATGTTGACCTCGCCACGGACCATCACGGTTCGCTCGTCGAGCTCTTCGATCGGCTCGTCCTCGCCGGACTTGAGGATCTCGCCGACGATCTCTTCGATCATGTCCTCGACAGTCACTAACCCTTCGGTGGTACCGAACTCGTCGATGACGATCGCCATGTGCATCCGGTTTTCCCGCATCTCGGTCAACAGTTCGTCGACGTTCTTCGACTCGGGGACGTGCAGGGTCGGCTGGATGAGATCGGCGAGTTCAAGTTCGTCGTCTTCGGTTTCGCCGTAGTTGAGATCTCGGACGAGGTCGCGGATGTGGACGGTGCCGAGGACGTTGTCGAGACTCCCTTCGTAGACGGGCAGTCGGGCGTGGCCGCTCTGGATGCAGGTCTCGATCGCCTCGTCGATGTCGGCTTCTTTCGACATCGCCGTCATGTCGAGACGTGGCGTCATCACCTCCTTGACGATCGTGTTGTTGAACTGGAGGATTCGCTTCAGCATCTCGTGTTCTTCCTCTTTCAGGACGCCCTCGCGCTCGCCGGATTCGATCATCTCCTGGAGTTCGTCGCGGGTGACGTACGGCGACTCGATCGCACCGGTCGAGCCGGTGAGTCTGTTGACCTGCCGGGTCAGGTAGTCGAAGAGGACGATCAGCGGGAACAGGAAGTACTCCGTGGCCTTCAGCGGTTTCGCGATTCGGCGCGCCCACGATTCCGTGTTCTCGACCGCGTAGGACTTCGGGACGCTCTCACCGAACAGGAGAACGACCGCCGTGATCCCGATGGTCGCGAGGAAGACGGCGACCAGTCCGCCGAAGTAGAGCCCGAGCAACGCGGTCGCGATCGAAGACATCGCGATGTTGACGATGTTGTTCCCGACGAGGATCGTCACCAGCAATCTGTGGGGGTCGTCTTTCAGCTCCTTCGCGAGTTCGGCTCCCTCGAGGTCGTCCTCGACCATCCCCTCGAGGCGGTGTTTCGGCAGGTTGAACATGGCGATCTCCGAGGAAGAGAAGAAACCGGAGAGCACGATGAGTACGACTACCGCGAGGGTTCCGAGGATCGCCACCGTCGACTGGTCGATCATGTAGTCGACAACCGGCACCTGATACGGGTCGGCCGTGAGGACGGCCGACACCTCGTACGCGGCGAGCACGAACTCGAGGGAGAGAGACATCGATGTCTGCTCTTGGCGCCCGACCGGTTAACAGTTTACCATTTTCCCGATGTATGGCCCGAGACGAGGACCCACACGCTTACCCGGCTGTCTTCACTATCACCGTGTATGAGCGACCACGACCAACAGATCACGTTCTACCGACTGCAGGGCTGTCCGTACTGCGAACGCGTCGCTCGGCTGCTCCAGGAGTACGACCTCGACTACCAGTCGCGGTTCGTCGAGCCGATGCACTCGGATCGAAACGTCGTCAAACGCGTCGCCGGCGTCCGGACGGTGCCGGTGATCGTCGACCACGACACTGGCGTGACGATGGCCGAGAGCGCCAATATCGTCGACTACCTCGAGTCGACGTACGGCTCGGAGGCTCCCGCAGCCGAAACCGCCGCCGCCGGAGGTGACGCCTGATGCCGGAGTTCGAGGTCGTCTCGCTCGAGTCGACGGAGCATCCCGAAGCTGGCGATGAGGCTCTCGAGTTCACCCGTCCGCTGGTCACCGACGAGTACTGGGAGGACGTCTCTGTGTCCGACCTCGTCGCTGACACCGGGAAAACGATCCTCGTCTTTACCCCCATGGCGGGCTCGTTCCTCGCGAAGTACGTCTGGGACGAACTCACCGAACGCGGCTGGGACGAGGCCGACGCCCGCGTCGTCGGTATCACTGCCGCCAACCCCTACGGAGTCAAGCGATTCCTCGAGGACAACGACGTTCCGTTCGAGTTCTTCGCGGATCCGGGTAACGAGGTCGCAGAGAAGTACGGTTTCGCCCACGACCTGGACGGGATGGCCGGCGTCAGCGAACCTCGACTCGCGTTCGTCGCACTCGATGCGGACCTGACCGTCGAAACGACGTGGGTCGCCGCGGAGTGGCCCGAGTTTCCCGACTACGACGACCTGGAGTCGGAACTCGGTCTCGCGTAACCGTACAGACGATACCTTTTTCCTCGCGTTGGGCCGAGTTCGACCCGAATGAGCGAGATAGACCGTGCGGCGTCGGCGATCGAATCGGGAGACCTGGTCGTCTACCCAACCGAGACCGTCTACGGGCTCGCAGCCGACGCGCTCGAGGCCGACGCGGTCGAACGGGTGTTCGAGGCGAAAGAGCGAGATCGGTCGAACCCGATCTCCTTTGCAGTGCCGTCGGTTCCTTCGGCGCTCCAGCACGTCCGCGCGACCGAACGCGAGCGCCAGTTCATGGCGACGTTTCTCCCCGGTCCCGTGACGGTGCTGTGTCGTCGACGCGATGCCGTTCCGGACGTTCTCACCGCTGGAAACGACCGGGTTGGCGTCCGCGTCCCCGATCACGACCTCGCGCTGGCACTCTGTGAGCGGGCCGGCACGCCGATCACGTCGACCAGCGCGAACGTCAGCGGCCGGGAGAGCGCCCGGACGCTCGAGGAAGTCGACCCCGAAATCCGCGAGGAAGCCACAGTCGCGCTAGACGGCGGACGGACCGAGGGTACAGAGAGCACCGTCGTCGACGTCTCGACGGAGACGATCCACCGCCGTGGAGCGATGGCCGACGAGATCGAGGAGTGGCTCGCGGCCCACTGAGAACGAGAAATTGCGACATCCGGACGACGTACCCTCTACCGACGAAAATTTTCAGTCTGCCGCCTGCTCACGGTCCGTCGTGGACGGTCCCGAACTGTCGATTGCAGTCGTCACGAGATCGTGGCCCTGCCGCGCCAGGGAACGGACGAATTGCAGGATGTTCTTCGGACCGGTCTGTGGTCCCGGCGCCCGGTAGAAGGCGATCAGCGACCACATCACCGCTACGCCGAGCGACCCCAGCGCCGAGAACGTCATTCCCATCGTCGCGTAGGTAAACGAGTAGACGCTCCCGATCGTCATCGAGGGAACGCTCGAGCCGAGTGGCACTCGTGCGTTCGTGTCCCGGACCGTCGGTGCGAGGAACGTGATCGAGAGGACGCTTCCAGCGAGGAAGACGAAATCTTGCCACATCATCAGTGGATCTTCTTACTCAGTCCCGAGTAAAAGTCTCTCGGTATCAGGGCGGATCGACACCAAAACGACCGTATTCCTGTCTTTCAGGGCCTGATAACGGTATCTAACTATTACCAGTTCATCGTCTGATCGATGTGCCGACCGATACAAATACTCAGCCCAGCCCCAGCAACGATCGCAACGTCCGCGTCCGAACTCCACACTCGCCGGCGAACTCACAGGAGTCACACTTCGAACGGTTGTCGGTGCGAGGCGGCGGCCCGTCCAGTTCTCGTACCGTTCTCAGGGCCCGCCGGTAACGGGCCTTCCGGCGCGTCGTCAACTCGAGCGAGCGGATCTCCCCGTAGGCCGGGTACTCGAGCCAGACCCGGTCGATCGACGTCTCGTGCTCCCAGGAGAGGGCCTTCGCCGCGGCGACGGCCTGAACCGACTGGGAGCCCCAGACGCCTCGCTCCGGTGGCTTGCCGGCCGAGATCAGTGCCGGTTCGACCGGCCCCGAGAGTACTTTGTGGACGACGCCGCGACAGTCACGGCCCGTGGCGACGACGTTTCTGTCCTCAGGATTTCGGAGGCGTACCCACTGCTCGTTCGCGACGAGTCGATCCCGAGTCGTTTCGAGACGGTCGCGATACTCGACGGGCGAGATAGCGATCGGTTCCGCCTCCAGATGGCCGGCCGGTAACGCGAGCAGTTCCTCGTACCTCGCCGAAAGTGCCCTGATCTGCTCGACTTTCGGTGGGGGGTCCGGATCGTCGTCTCGAGTCTGCCGGTAGTAACACTTCCGTGCACAGTAGGCAGCGGTCCGGAGGTCGCTGAACGAAACGTGCGATCGAGACACGCCTCTCCTGGCCGTGGCTTCCCACAAAAACCCGCGGACAGGCGCGTTCAGAAGTCGACGTCGGTCTCCATCCCCTCGGTAGCGTCCTCGAGGCCGTCCTCGCGGACGTCCGAGGTCATCTGGGCGGAGAGTTCCGCGTCGGCGAGGATGCTGTCGAACTCGTCGCGGTAGCGGTCGTTTGCCGTCCGGGACTGGTCTTCGGCTTTGGCGACGCGTCTGTACCGTCCGATATCGTCGGCGCTGACGTCGTACTCTTCGGCCAGCGTCTCGTCGTCTTCCTCACGACCGCGGATCGCCGCGAGGTCGACGTCGTCGGCGTCGTCGTCGCCGATCAGGTGCAACGACATGCGTGCTTCGAAGATTTCCTCCGTATCGACGCCGAGATCCGTAGCGATCTCCTCGTCGCTTTCGTCCTCGTAGAACGCTTTAGCGACCGCTACGAGCTGTTCGTCCGAGAGCTCCGTCTCGAACTCGTATCGCTCTCGCATCTGGGTTACGACGCTCTCGAGTCGCTCGTCGTCGGTTCGCTCGTCTCGCTCGAGGGAGCCCCGGTTGTTCTCCTGGGACTGGGTGACCGTCTCTTCGCCGTCGGTGACGTCCGTGAAGATATCCCGGAGTTCCTCGGTTTTTTCGTTCATGGGTGGACACTCCCGACGGGTGGCTATATAAGCCTGTTGCCAGATAACGTGGGCGCGTTACCGGTCGACAATCGGAATAAACGAAAGAATAGTTTATTATTTCCGCAAGACGGCGTTGGGGTACGTATCTGCTCGGTGGGGCAAGAATTAAGTCACGCCCCCGCCCGTGATTGAACATGAACGTCGTAGCCCAGTCGGACATCGCACGGGAGACCTACTGGGGGATTAGCGACACCGGATACGCGGTGTTCTATCTCCTGACGGTGATCACGCTCGCCGTGTTCGCCTACGGGGTTTACCTGCGATTCAGCCGGTACACACAGGGGGATGACGACCCGTTCGCCCGGCTGAACGACCTTCCCAGTCGCATCGTCAGCGCGGCCAAGATCGTCCTCTCGAACGAGAAACAGTTCAACAGGGATCTCTACGGCGGCCTGATGCACGCTTTCATCCTCTGGGGATTCCTGACGCTGTTTATCGCGACGCTGATCATCGGCTTCGAACAGTACGCCACCGACATGCTGCTCGGCCTGCAGTTCTGGGACGGAGACTTCTATCTCTCCTACCAGTTCATGGTCGACGCCATGGGGCTGCTGTTCGTCGTCGGAATCGGGATGGCGATGTACCGGCGCTACTGGGTTCGTAACGAGCGCCTCTGGGATCGCCACACGTCTAACGAGGACGACATTTTCATCTGGACGCTGTTCCTGCTCGGCGTCGGCGGCTTCCTGCTCGAGGGCCTTCGTATCTACAGCGCCGGCATGCCCGACCACGAAATCGTCAGCTTCGTCGGCTACGGGCTCGCGATGGTTTTCGATGCCACCGGACTGGCCGTCCTCGGACCGGAGCAGGCCGGACTCAACGGCGGCGGTCTGAACGCCGAGAACCTCCACTGGCTGGCGTGGTGGTCTCACTCGCTGATCGCGTTCTTCTTCATCGCGTGGATCCCCTACGCCAAGCCGTTCCACATGCTCTCGTCGTTCGCGAACGTCGTCGTTCGCGACGAGAAAGCAGGTGCACGTCTGCCGAACGTCCCCTCCGACCTGGACGCAACCAACGCCGAATCCATCGACGACTTCACCTGGAAGGAAATCCTCGACCAGGACGCCTGTACCAAGTGTGGTCGCTGTTCGTCGGTCTGTCCCGCGAAAGCATCCGACCGGCCGCTCGACCCGCGTAACGTCATCCTCGATCTGAAGAAGTACCGCGAGGAACTCGACGCCGGCGGCGAGGAGAAGCCGATCATCGCCGACGGCGGCACCTCGGTGATCAACACCGAGACGATGGAGTCCTGTATGGCCTGTATGGCCTGCATGGACGCCTGCCCGGTCGAGATCGAACACCTCCAGTCCTTTACCCGGCTCAACCGCCAGATGACCGACCAGGGCGACGTCCCGCCGAGCATGCAGGACGTCTTCCAGAACGTCATGCAGAACGGCAACACCTTCGGCGACTCCCCACGCGACCGCGGCGACTGGGCCGACGACCTCGAGTTCGACGTCCCCGACGCCCGCGAAGAGGAAGTCGACTACCTCTGGTACGTCGGCGACTTCCCGAGCTACGACGAGCGCAACAAGCAGGTCGCCCGCTCGCTCGCGACCATCCTGAAGGAGGCCGACGTCAGCTTCGGCATCCTCTTCGACGACGAGAAGTACGACGGCAACGACATCCGCCGCGTCGGCGAGGAACTGCTGTACGTCGAACTCGCCGGCCACCACGTCGAGACCTGGGAGGACTGCGAGTTCGACAAGATCGTCTGTACGGACCCCCACTCCTACAACACGTTCGAGAACGAGTATCCGGAACTCAACTTCGACGAATTCGCGGACGACCCGATGATGCCGTTCGAGTACGACGAGCAGTGGAACGAAGACGGCGAGATCGACGTCCTCCACTGGACCCAGGCCGTCGAGGAACTCGTCACCGAGGGCAAACTCGACCTGAACGGCGACGAACTCGACTACACCGTCACCTACCACGACCCATGTCACCTCGGCCGGTACAACGACGAGTACGAGGCCCCGCGTGAACTCATCCGCGCCACGGGCTGTGAACTCGACGAGATGCCCCGCAACCGCGACAACTCCTTCTGTTGCGGTGGCGGCGGTGGCGGCCTCTGGATGGACTTCGAAGAAGAACCCAAGCCGAGCGAAGAACGGATTCGAGAGGCACTCGAGGACACCGACGCCGGTGCCGGCATCGAAAAGT encodes:
- a CDS encoding glutaredoxin family protein; its protein translation is MSDHDQQITFYRLQGCPYCERVARLLQEYDLDYQSRFVEPMHSDRNVVKRVAGVRTVPVIVDHDTGVTMAESANIVDYLESTYGSEAPAAETAAAGGDA
- a CDS encoding redoxin domain-containing protein yields the protein MPEFEVVSLESTEHPEAGDEALEFTRPLVTDEYWEDVSVSDLVADTGKTILVFTPMAGSFLAKYVWDELTERGWDEADARVVGITAANPYGVKRFLEDNDVPFEFFADPGNEVAEKYGFAHDLDGMAGVSEPRLAFVALDADLTVETTWVAAEWPEFPDYDDLESELGLA
- a CDS encoding L-threonylcarbamoyladenylate synthase, whose amino-acid sequence is MSEIDRAASAIESGDLVVYPTETVYGLAADALEADAVERVFEAKERDRSNPISFAVPSVPSALQHVRATERERQFMATFLPGPVTVLCRRRDAVPDVLTAGNDRVGVRVPDHDLALALCERAGTPITSTSANVSGRESARTLEEVDPEIREEATVALDGGRTEGTESTVVDVSTETIHRRGAMADEIEEWLAAH
- a CDS encoding CRISPR-associated protein Cas4 — translated: MSRSHVSFSDLRTAAYCARKCYYRQTRDDDPDPPPKVEQIRALSARYEELLALPAGHLEAEPIAISPVEYRDRLETTRDRLVANEQWVRLRNPEDRNVVATGRDCRGVVHKVLSGPVEPALISAGKPPERGVWGSQSVQAVAAAKALSWEHETSIDRVWLEYPAYGEIRSLELTTRRKARYRRALRTVRELDGPPPRTDNRSKCDSCEFAGECGVRTRTLRSLLGLG
- a CDS encoding hemolysin family protein, translated to MSLSLEFVLAAYEVSAVLTADPYQVPVVDYMIDQSTVAILGTLAVVVLIVLSGFFSSSEIAMFNLPKHRLEGMVEDDLEGAELAKELKDDPHRLLVTILVGNNIVNIAMSSIATALLGLYFGGLVAVFLATIGITAVVLLFGESVPKSYAVENTESWARRIAKPLKATEYFLFPLIVLFDYLTRQVNRLTGSTGAIESPYVTRDELQEMIESGEREGVLKEEEHEMLKRILQFNNTIVKEVMTPRLDMTAMSKEADIDEAIETCIQSGHARLPVYEGSLDNVLGTVHIRDLVRDLNYGETEDDELELADLIQPTLHVPESKNVDELLTEMRENRMHMAIVIDEFGTTEGLVTVEDMIEEIVGEILKSGEDEPIEELDERTVMVRGEVNIEEVNEALEIELPEGEEFETIAGFIFNRAGRLVEEGEEITYDGVRITVEDVENTRIMKARLRKLEKAEAAEDTDPDDEGNGTDEEANTGNVADRTSE
- a CDS encoding heterodisulfide reductase-related iron-sulfur binding cluster, yielding MNVVAQSDIARETYWGISDTGYAVFYLLTVITLAVFAYGVYLRFSRYTQGDDDPFARLNDLPSRIVSAAKIVLSNEKQFNRDLYGGLMHAFILWGFLTLFIATLIIGFEQYATDMLLGLQFWDGDFYLSYQFMVDAMGLLFVVGIGMAMYRRYWVRNERLWDRHTSNEDDIFIWTLFLLGVGGFLLEGLRIYSAGMPDHEIVSFVGYGLAMVFDATGLAVLGPEQAGLNGGGLNAENLHWLAWWSHSLIAFFFIAWIPYAKPFHMLSSFANVVVRDEKAGARLPNVPSDLDATNAESIDDFTWKEILDQDACTKCGRCSSVCPAKASDRPLDPRNVILDLKKYREELDAGGEEKPIIADGGTSVINTETMESCMACMACMDACPVEIEHLQSFTRLNRQMTDQGDVPPSMQDVFQNVMQNGNTFGDSPRDRGDWADDLEFDVPDAREEEVDYLWYVGDFPSYDERNKQVARSLATILKEADVSFGILFDDEKYDGNDIRRVGEELLYVELAGHHVETWEDCEFDKIVCTDPHSYNTFENEYPELNFDEFADDPMMPFEYDEQWNEDGEIDVLHWTQAVEELVTEGKLDLNGDELDYTVTYHDPCHLGRYNDEYEAPRELIRATGCELDEMPRNRDNSFCCGGGGGGLWMDFEEEPKPSEERIREALEDTDAGAGIEKFVVACPMCMTMYEDGRKTGGYEDEIEIVDVAELIVEAIGKEEEADLEVAAD
- a CDS encoding conditioned medium-induced protein 4, which codes for MNEKTEELRDIFTDVTDGEETVTQSQENNRGSLERDERTDDERLESVVTQMRERYEFETELSDEQLVAVAKAFYEDESDEEIATDLGVDTEEIFEARMSLHLIGDDDADDVDLAAIRGREEDDETLAEEYDVSADDIGRYRRVAKAEDQSRTANDRYRDEFDSILADAELSAQMTSDVREDGLEDATEGMETDVDF